In Pikeienuella piscinae, the sequence CACTGGTCGACGGGCGTGGCGGCGGATAGCGGGCGAAAGGGTGTCGGCGGCGGGCAATCGGGCTTGAAACCCTCGACCCTGCTGACGGAAGAGGCGACTTTGCGCGATGGCGTCGGCGCCTGGCGTTACAGCGCGCCGGCGGTCCTCGCCGGAGTGAAGGCATGAAGGCGCCGGCCGCGGGTTCATCACCCCTGCCGATGCGTGCGCGAGGAAAGACCTGATGCTGGACGACAAGGACCGGATATTCACCAATCTTTATGGGATGCATGACCGCTCCCTCAAGGGCGCGCGCGCGCGCGGGCACTGGGACGGAACTGCGGAGATCATAAAGCGTGGCCGCGATGAGATCATTGCGGTAATGAAGGCCTCTGGTCTGCGCGGGCGCGGCGGAGCGGGATTCCCGACCGGGTTGAAGTGGTCGTTCATGCCGAAGGAATCCGATGGCAGGCCGGCCTATCTTGTGGTCAACGCCGACGAGTCCGAGCCCGGCACCTGCAAGGACCGGGAGATCATGCGCCATGATCCCCACACTCTGATTGAAGGATGCCTGATCGCCAGTTTCGCAATGGGTGCGCATGCCTGCTATGTTTATCTGCGCGGCGAATACATCCGTGAGAGGGAAGCGCTGCAGGCGGCGATCGACGAATGTTACGATGCCGGCCTTCTGGGGCCGAACGCGGCCAAATCCGGCTGGGATTTCGACATCTACCTTCACCACGGCGCCGGCGCCTATATCTGCGGCGAGGAGACGGCGCTTCTGGAGAGCCTCGAGGGCAAGAAGGGCATGCCGCGGCTGAAGCCGCCTTTCCCCGCCAATACCGGCCTCTATGGCTGCCCGACCACGGTGAATAACGTGGAGTCCATTGCGGTTGCGCCCACGATCCTTCGGCGCGGGGCCGACTGGTTCGCGGGGTTCGGGCGGCCGAATAACACCGGCACGAAGATCTTCGCGATTTCCGGCCACGTGAACGCGCCCTGCGTCGTCGAAGAGGAGATGTCGATCACGCTTCGCGAACTGCTCGATCGGCATTGCGGAGGCGTGCGTGGCGGATGGGACAACTTGAAGGCCGTGATTCCGGGCGGCTCGTCGGTGCCGTTGCTGCCCGCGAGCCTGTGTGAAGACGCGATCATGGACTTTGACTGGCTGCGTGATCAGAAATCCGGCCTCGGCACGGCGGCGGTGATGGTGATGGATCAGTCGGTGGACGTGATCAAGGCGATCTGGCGGCTCTCGGCCTTCTATAAGCACGAGAGTTGCGGACAATGCACGCCCTGCCGTGAAGGCACCGGCTGGATGATGCGGGTGATGCAGCGGCTGGTGACTGGCGACGCGGAGATCGAGGAGATCGACATGCTCCTCGAAGTCACCACGCAGGTCGAAGGTCACACGATCTGCGCGCTCGGCGACGCCGCCGCCTGGCCGATCCAGGGCCTGATCCGTCACTTCCGGGGCGAGATTGAGGACCGGATCAAGGCGAAGCAGCGCGGCCGCGTCAGCGCGATGGCGGCGGGGTAGGGCGATGTGCATGGGCGACAACCCATATCAGCTGCGCCTGATGATGCGCGAAAGCGCGGAGCGGACGGCGGGCGTCGAAGCGGTGGATTTCATGCCCGCGCGGGGCGCGCTGGCGCGGCTTATGCGGGCGCTGAAGGATTTGACCGCCGGCGCGCCGGCGGCGAGCGAGGTTAATCGATGAGCGATCTTCGTAAACTCAAGGTCGACGGGATCGAGATGGAGGTCGATGGGGCGATGACGCTCCTTCAGGCCTGCGAGGAGGCGGGGAAAGAGATTCCGCGCTTCTGCTACCATGAACGCCTTTCGATTGCCGGCAATTGCCGGATGTGTCTGATCGAGGTCAAGGGCGGGCCGCCCAAGCCCGTCGCGTCCTGCGCGATGCAGGTCCGCGACATGCGCCCGGGCCCGGACGGCGAGCCGCCGGAGGTTTTCACCAACACGCCGATGGTGAAGAAGGCGCGTGAAGGGGTGATGGAGTTCCTGCTTATCAACCACCCGCTGGACTGCCCGATCTGTGATCAGGGCGGGGAGTGCGACCTTCAGGATCAGGCGATGGCTTACGGCGTCGATTTCTCCCGCTTCCGGGAGCCGAAGCGCTCCGTCGCCGATCCCGATCTCGGCCCGCTCGTCGGCACGCAGATGACGCGCTGCATCTCCTGCACCCGCTGCGTGCGCTATACGACCGAGGTCGCGGGCATCACGCAGATGGGCCAGACCGGACGGGGCGAAGACGCCGAGATCACGACCTATCTCGAGGCGGCGCTCGAGAGCGAAATGCAGGGCAATGTCGTCGATCTCTGCCCGGTCGGCGCGCTCACCAACAAGCCCTACGCCTTCAACGCCCGGCCTTGGGAGCTGACCAAGACCGAAAGTATCGACGTGATGGACGCGCTCGGCTCCAACATTCGCGTCGATACGCGCGGCCGCGAAGTGATGCGCATTCTGCCGCGGAACCATGACGACGTGAACGAGGAGTGGATCGCGGACAAGACGCGTCATATCTGTGACGGGCTGCGCCGGCAGCGGCTCGACAAGCCCTATATCCGCGAGAACGGCAGGCTCCGCCCGGCAGGATGGGGCGAGGCGCTCGCAAAAGCCGCCGAAGCGATGAAGGGCGGAAAGCTCGCCGCGCTCGCCGGCGACCTGGCGCCGGTCGAGGCGATCTGGAGCCTGAAAGGGCTGGTCGAAGGGCTGGGCGGGTCGGCCGAATGCCGCACCGACGGCGCGGCGCTGCCGATCGGAAACCGCTCCGGTTATGTCGGCTCCGCATCGATCGCGGATATCGACAGCGCCGAGATGATTTTGCTCGTCGGGACCAATCCGCGGATCGAGGCGCCGGTGCTGAATGCGCGTATCCGCAAGGCCTGGATCAATGGCGCGGAGGTCGCGCTGATCGGAAAGGCGGTCGATCTGACCTATGAATACTACCATGCGGGGGCCGGGCCGGAGACCCTGAGCCAGATGATCGCCGATGGCGTCTCGGACGAGACCAAGGCGAAAAAGACCCTGGTCATCGTCGGGCAGGGTGCGCTCGCGCGTGCGGATGGCGCGGCGGTGCTCGGCGCGGCGATGAAGATGGCGGATGTATCCGGCTCCGGGCTCCTCGTGCTTCACACCGCCGCTTCGCGGGTCGGGGCGATGGATGTCGGTTTCGCCGTCGAGGGAGGGATGGAGGCGGCGCTGGCTGACGCCGAGGTCGTGTATAATCTTGGGGCCGATGAAGTCGACGCGCCGGATGCCGCCTTCGTCATCTATCAGGGCAGCCATGGCGACCGCGGCGCGCATCGGGCCGATGTGATCCTGCCCGGGGCCGCTTATACCGAGCAGTCGGGGCTTTTCGTGAACACCGAAGGCCGCGTGCAGATGGCGTATCGCGCCGGCTTCCCGCCCGGCGAAGCGAAGGAGGACTGGGCGATTCTGCGAGCGCTTTCCGCGGAGCTTGGCGCGACACAGCGTTGGAACAACCTCGCCGCGCTCCGCTCGGCGCTCTTTGAGGCGCATCCGCATTTCGCGCGGATCGACGCGATCGAGCCTTGCGACTGGACGCCGGTTCCGACGGGGGAGATGGACGGCGCCCCGCTCGAGACGCCGATCCGAGACCATTATCTCACCAACCCGATCGCGCGCGCTTCAGCGATCATGGCCGAACTCTCGCGCTTGGCGAAGCAACGGGCGGCGACGCGGATGGCGGCGGAATGATCCGCGCCGCCTTCTTCTCCGCCCTGACGGCGGCGGCGCTCGCCGGTTGCGCCGCGCCGCGGGCCGAGGCGCCCGCGCCGACGCCGCCCGTCGCGCCGGGGCTGACCGTGACCGACGCCGCCGCGGGCGTCATCCGGGTGGCGGGTTCGGCCGTCGACGAGGACGCGCTGGCGGCGCATCACTGCGCCGCGGCGAAACATGCGCGGGCCGCGGGCGCGGGCGCGCTCGAATGGGTCGGAGGCGTCGCCAAACGGGACGCGATCGGCGACGGCGTGGACGCGGATCTCGTTTATCAGACGATGGCGACCGCCGGCGCGCCGGTGAAAGGCGCGCCGCCGGCGGAGGGCCGCGCGGCGGCGGTCGAAGACTGGCTCATCTACTGCGATGAAGCGGGCGTTGCACGGGAAGGCGAAGCGTAATGGATTTTTTCGACACCCAGGCGGGCATTTTCCTGATCATCCTGGCGCAATGCCTTGTAGTGACGGTCTCATTGCTCGTCAGCCTCGCGTTTCTTCTCTACATGGACCGCAAGGTCTGGGCGGCGGTGCAGCTTCGGCGCGGCCCGAACGTCGTCGGGCCGTTCGGACTCTTGCAGAGCTTCGCGGACTTCCTGAAATTCATCATGAAGGAAATTGTCGTCCCGGCGGGCGCGGACAAGGTGGTGTTCCTGTTGGCGCCGCTCGCGACCTTCGTGCTGGCGGCGATCGGCTGGGCGGTAATCCCCTTCGCCGACGGCTGGGTGATCTCGGACCTCAATGTCGGCATCCTCTACATCTTCGCGATCTCTTCGCTCGGCGTATACGGCGTCATCATGGGTGGTTGGGCGTCGAACTCGAAATATCCTTTTCTCGGCGGGCTGCGCTCTGCGGCGCAGATGGTCTCCTATGAGGTCTCGATCGGCTTCATCATCGTCGGAGTGCTGATCTCGACCGGTTCGCTGAACCTTTCGGAGATCGTCCGTGCGCAGGATGGCGGGCTCGGTTTCCTGAACTGGTACTGGTTGCCGCATCTGCCGATGGTGGTGCTCTTCTTCGTCTCGGCGCTGGCGGAGACGAACCGGCCGCCTTTCGATCTGCCCGAGGCGGAATCGGAACTCGTCGCCGGTTATCAGGTGGAGTATTCCTCCACGCCTTATCTCCTGTTCATGATCGGGGAGTACATGAACATCGTGCTGATGTGCGCGATGACGACGATCCTTTTCTTCGGAGGCTGGCTTTCACCGGTTCCGTTCCTGCCGGACGGCGTTCTGTGGTTCGTCCTCAAGGTGGTGTTCTTCTTCTTCATGTTCGCGATGGTGAAGGCGATCGTGCCGCGCTATCGCTACGATCAGCTGATGCGGATCGGCTGGAAGGTGTTCCTGCCGCTTTCGCTCGGCTGGATCGTGCTGGTCGCGGGATTCGCGCAGTTCGGCGTGCCGGGCTACGCTCGCTGGGCCGTGGGGGGCTGAGGCGTGCGGTTCATTTACCCCTCCTTCATGACGAACGAGAATCCCGCGGAGCGGGTTTACCTTTGCGATGAGATGCGCGAGACAGCGGGCGCGCGGCGGGTTCGCGCTGTGCAGCCCGAACCGATGGAGGCGTCATGAGCATCCCGTTCGACAGGGCGTTCTGGTATTTTCTGCTGACCGACATCTTCATCGGCTTCAAGGTGGGCTTCAAGTACTTCCTGAAGCCCAAGGCGACGCTGAACTATCCCTTTGAGAAAGGGGCGCTTTCGCCGCGTTTCCGGGGCGAGCACGCGCTGCGGCGTTATCCGAACGGTGAAGAGCGCTGCATCGCCTGCAAGCTCTGCGAAGCGATCTGCCCGGCACAGGCCATCACCATCGAGGCGGAGCCGCGCGCGGACGGTTCGCGGCGCACCACGAAATACGACATCGACATGACGAAATGCATCTATTGCGGCTTCTGCCAGGAGGCCTGCCCAGTGGACGCCATCGTCGAGGGCCCGAATTTCGAGTTCGCCACCGAGACGCGGGAGGAGCTTTTCTACAACAAGGAGAAGCTTCTGGAGAATGGCGACCGTTGGGAGCGCGAGATTGCGCGGAATATCGAACTTGACGCGGCTTATCGCTGACGCGAGCGAGAGGGGACCATCATGGCGCTGACCGCCATCGCATTCTACGTCTTCGCCACGGTCACCGTGGCCGCCGGGCTTCTGGTCACGCTGGCGCGCAACCCGGTGCACTCGGTGTTGTGGCTCATCCTCGCGTTCTTCTCCACGGCTGGCCTGTTCGTTCTGATGGGCGCGGAGTTCATCGCAATGGTGATGGTCTTCGTCTATGTCGGCGCGGTCGCGGTGCTTTTCCTCTTCGTGGTGATGATGCTGGATGTTGATTTCGCCGAGCTGAAGAAGGGAGTGGCGGATTTTCTGCCTCTCGGGGTGATGATCGGCGTCGTTCTTCTGGTGGAACTCGGCCTCGTGATCGGTCAATGGCTGATCGCGCCGCAAGCTCCGGTGCAACGAATGGCGGAGACGCCGGCCTCCGATCAGGTGGAGAACACCGTCGCGCTCGGTCGTCTGATCTATACCGATTACGTCTATCTCTTCCAGGCCGCCGGGCTGGTCCTCTTCGTGGCGATGATCGGCGCCATCGTGCTGACGATGCGCCATCGCGAAGAGGTCAAGCG encodes:
- the nuoF gene encoding NADH-quinone oxidoreductase subunit NuoF, whose protein sequence is MLDDKDRIFTNLYGMHDRSLKGARARGHWDGTAEIIKRGRDEIIAVMKASGLRGRGGAGFPTGLKWSFMPKESDGRPAYLVVNADESEPGTCKDREIMRHDPHTLIEGCLIASFAMGAHACYVYLRGEYIREREALQAAIDECYDAGLLGPNAAKSGWDFDIYLHHGAGAYICGEETALLESLEGKKGMPRLKPPFPANTGLYGCPTTVNNVESIAVAPTILRRGADWFAGFGRPNNTGTKIFAISGHVNAPCVVEEEMSITLRELLDRHCGGVRGGWDNLKAVIPGGSSVPLLPASLCEDAIMDFDWLRDQKSGLGTAAVMVMDQSVDVIKAIWRLSAFYKHESCGQCTPCREGTGWMMRVMQRLVTGDAEIEEIDMLLEVTTQVEGHTICALGDAAAWPIQGLIRHFRGEIEDRIKAKQRGRVSAMAAG
- the nuoG gene encoding NADH-quinone oxidoreductase subunit NuoG, whose translation is MSDLRKLKVDGIEMEVDGAMTLLQACEEAGKEIPRFCYHERLSIAGNCRMCLIEVKGGPPKPVASCAMQVRDMRPGPDGEPPEVFTNTPMVKKAREGVMEFLLINHPLDCPICDQGGECDLQDQAMAYGVDFSRFREPKRSVADPDLGPLVGTQMTRCISCTRCVRYTTEVAGITQMGQTGRGEDAEITTYLEAALESEMQGNVVDLCPVGALTNKPYAFNARPWELTKTESIDVMDALGSNIRVDTRGREVMRILPRNHDDVNEEWIADKTRHICDGLRRQRLDKPYIRENGRLRPAGWGEALAKAAEAMKGGKLAALAGDLAPVEAIWSLKGLVEGLGGSAECRTDGAALPIGNRSGYVGSASIADIDSAEMILLVGTNPRIEAPVLNARIRKAWINGAEVALIGKAVDLTYEYYHAGAGPETLSQMIADGVSDETKAKKTLVIVGQGALARADGAAVLGAAMKMADVSGSGLLVLHTAASRVGAMDVGFAVEGGMEAALADAEVVYNLGADEVDAPDAAFVIYQGSHGDRGAHRADVILPGAAYTEQSGLFVNTEGRVQMAYRAGFPPGEAKEDWAILRALSAELGATQRWNNLAALRSALFEAHPHFARIDAIEPCDWTPVPTGEMDGAPLETPIRDHYLTNPIARASAIMAELSRLAKQRAATRMAAE
- the nuoH gene encoding NADH-quinone oxidoreductase subunit NuoH, with amino-acid sequence MDFFDTQAGIFLIILAQCLVVTVSLLVSLAFLLYMDRKVWAAVQLRRGPNVVGPFGLLQSFADFLKFIMKEIVVPAGADKVVFLLAPLATFVLAAIGWAVIPFADGWVISDLNVGILYIFAISSLGVYGVIMGGWASNSKYPFLGGLRSAAQMVSYEVSIGFIIVGVLISTGSLNLSEIVRAQDGGLGFLNWYWLPHLPMVVLFFVSALAETNRPPFDLPEAESELVAGYQVEYSSTPYLLFMIGEYMNIVLMCAMTTILFFGGWLSPVPFLPDGVLWFVLKVVFFFFMFAMVKAIVPRYRYDQLMRIGWKVFLPLSLGWIVLVAGFAQFGVPGYARWAVGG
- the nuoI gene encoding NADH-quinone oxidoreductase subunit NuoI; the protein is MSIPFDRAFWYFLLTDIFIGFKVGFKYFLKPKATLNYPFEKGALSPRFRGEHALRRYPNGEERCIACKLCEAICPAQAITIEAEPRADGSRRTTKYDIDMTKCIYCGFCQEACPVDAIVEGPNFEFATETREELFYNKEKLLENGDRWEREIARNIELDAAYR
- a CDS encoding NADH-quinone oxidoreductase subunit J, with product MALTAIAFYVFATVTVAAGLLVTLARNPVHSVLWLILAFFSTAGLFVLMGAEFIAMVMVFVYVGAVAVLFLFVVMMLDVDFAELKKGVADFLPLGVMIGVVLLVELGLVIGQWLIAPQAPVQRMAETPASDQVENTVALGRLIYTDYVYLFQAAGLVLFVAMIGAIVLTMRHREEVKRQDVTGQMWRRREEAVELRDVKPGQGI